The stretch of DNA GGAGCGTTTTGGATATTTTCTCTCGAGGCAAGAACGGCTTCGTGGTCCACTCCAAGAAAGCGGAAGGCATCACGTAGAACCGAACTTGCCGGCGGTTCCTCAAAAGAAAGCGCATCGGTACCGATCAATACAGCCATTCTTGCCGCGGCCTGGTCAGGAAGGGATACAGCGGCAGAAGAAGCCAGCTGAAGCAAGGATGCAGCCGTTCTTTGAGAAAGGGACTGTCCCGTTTCAAACCCGTCTGCGAGCTGTGCCAACTGCTGCATCAAAGCCGGTCGTTCGGGATGCCCAAGAGGGAGGGATAAAGAAAGAGCCTGCTTAAAAGCGGTAACTGCTTTTTCAGACACAGAACTTCCAGTCAGCTGGGACAGTGCTTGTTTAAGCAGCTGGACAGGGCGAAGTTCCGTCTTCTGGTTCAAAGATGGCTCAGAGCTTCTGGCAATCCCGGCAAGCAGTGCTTCTCCATGCTGGGCTGCTAAAGAAGGATTTGCAGCCATTGATTGGCCGAGTACCCGGATGGCTGCCGCTTTTTCGGGCGTATCGGTACCTTGCAGCGCTGAAGCCAGCTGAACCGCTTTTTCATTGGCTGTGCCTTTAAAAGCAAATGTCTCTGCTGTTTCACCAAGCAGGCGGCCAATCGCTTTGGCTGCCTCTGATTGTTTAAAGCCATTTTGTACGAGTAATTGCTGTAAAGAACCTAATTTTTCGGTCATCGAACCCGTTGAACGGGCAGCCGCCAGGGACTGGAAAACATTTTCTGTTATCGGCAAATGACGGCTCAGCATAAATCGGACTACTTCTATCCCTTCTGCTCCAGACTTCCCAAGCCATCCTGAAGCGGTTTGGATCAGAGATTTTGAAAGAGCTGTTCCATTTTGGAGAGCTGCTGCTGTAAAAGCCATGTTTTCTTTCGTTGGCTGCAGTCCCATTTTTTCAAGCAGGACAGACACTTGATCGGCTGGAAGCTTTGCTGCCGGGTTTTCTGCAAGTACACGGAGTGAAACACCCCGATCCAAAGAAACCACTTGAAACGTGTAGCGCTCTCCTGCTTGCAGCGGTGTTTCAAGCTGTGCGGTCAGCTTTTGGCCAAGCGCTGCGATTTCAGCCATTTGTCCGGGTAAAAGCTTGATGGTTTTACCAGAAAAAATATGACCTTCTTTCAATATGTCAATCGGGCTGCGCGCCTCTTGCAGCCGCACGCCTCTTTGAAGGGCCTGCTGCCCAATTTCCATAGAATGCTCCTCCTGCTTTTTATAGTGTGTGCATATCTTTTACAGGCGCAAATGTTTTGCGGTGCTGCGGCGTTACGCCAAATTGCTTTAATCCTTCAATATGCTCTTTCGTGCCATATCCCATATTCTTTTCAAATCCATAGCCGGGAAATTGGGCTGCATATTCTTTCATGAGCCGGTCACGAGTTACCTTGGCAATAATAGACGCTGCGGCAATAGACGCACTTTTAGCGTCCCCTTTTATAATAGCCTCCTGGCTGATGGCAGCCGGCAGCGTCATCGCATCGACAAGCAGGTGATCCGGCTGCTTTGGAAGTGATTCTACTGCAAGCATCATCGCTTTTTTAGCAGCTTCGTAAATATTGATTCGGTCAATTTCTTCTGCGCTGACAATACCGACGCCGACTGCCGCTTTTTCTATTATCAGCGCATATAGTTCATCACGGATGGATTCTTTTATTTTTTTAGAGTCATTTAATCCTTCTGGCAAAAAACCATCCGGCAGAATACATGCAGCAGCTACTACAGGGCCTGCAAGGGGCCCTCTGCCCGCTTCATCAATGCCGGCAATGCTTTGCATCCCCCGCTTCATTGCTGCCCGCTCATACGCCATCATTTGCTTCAGGCGCTCCTGTTCATCCTTTTTCTTTTGAAGACGGCGCCTGCACGCTTTCACAGCTGCCTGTACGCCCCTTCTTTCATCTTTCTCCCACCGGGCCAGCTGTTTGTCTTCTAAGCTGCTGACAGCTGCGAGCTGCTGTTTAATTTGGGTAATCGTTTCCTTGCACATGTTTTCTTGGCTCCTTATCTGTATTATCGGCTTTTTTTCTTTTTTTTCCACAAAAAAACGTGAAGGAAGTCCTTCACGCTTTTTGTGGCGGAATATCAAACGTAAGGCGGCCAAACTGCGTTGTACGCACATCACGAATAATTACATCCGTTACCTTGTCGTAATCAATGCCGCCTCCTGTAGACAGGCAGCCGCGCCGTTCACCAATTTGTTCAAAAACAACCGCCATGTCTTCCGGAAGTTCTCTGTAGCCATAGCGCTCTTGAAGCCGCGACGGATACTCGCTCTCTAAAAAACGAAGCCCCCAGATCGCCACATCCTGCAAATTCAAGATCGCGTCTTTTATGGCACCCGTCAAGGCCAATTTGTAGCCGATTTCCGGGTCTTCGAACTTTGGCCATAAAATACCCGGCGTATCCAAAAGCTCCAGGTTTTTAGCCGTTTTAATCCACTGCTGTGCTTTTGTTACGCCTGGCATATTACCGGTTTTGGCAATATTTTTTTTTGCAATCCGGTTAATGAGTGTTGACTTGCCGACATTTGGAATACCAACAATCATCGCTCTTATTGCCCGCGGCTTCATTCCCCGTGCGCGCATTCGATCCCATTTTTCTTTTAAAATGCTCTCAGCTGCTTTTACAATTTTGTCGAGTCCGCTGCCCGCCTGCGAATTCACCGAAACGGCTTCAATGCCTTTTTCTTTGAAGTAAGCAATCCACTCTTTTGTCATAACCGGATCTGCCATATCCTCTTTGTTTAAGATGACAAGCCGCGGCTTCTGGTTTAAAATCTCATCGATCATCGGATTGCGCGAAGACAAAGGCAGGCGCGCATCCACCAATTCAAAAATGATATCAACGAGTTTTAATTTCTCTGTTACCTGCCGTCTTGCTTTGGCCATATGGCCTGGAAACCATTGTATTGTCAAGCGTACACATTCCTTTCGAGTCCGTTTATTCTACAAGATGAATTTGGTCAAACGGCCAGTAAACAAGTCTGGTTTCACCGACAATCTCATCAATTTTAACAGTACCGATATGGCGGCTGTCTTTACTGAAACGGCGATTGTCGCCCATCACAAAAATCTCGCCTTCCGGCACGGTTTCCTGGCCGGTAATTTCAGCTAACGTAAAGTCAGGGGTCAATGGACCGTCGGTTACTTCGCTCTTATATTCATCCAAATACGGTTCTTCTATAGCTTTCCCATTCACGTATAAAACGTCATTTTTATACTCAATGGTGTCTCCCGGAAGACCTATGACTCGTTTTATGTAATCTTTCTGTTCGGGCGCATGAAATACGACAATGTCGAAACGGTCCGGATCACCAAGTTTATTCACAATCATCCGATCCCCGCTTTCAAGTGTCGGCATCATCGAAAGACCGTCGACCACAATCGGCGCAAATATAAAATACCGGATCAGGGCAGCAAGCCCGACCGCGATCAGCAGCGCTTTCGTCCATTCCCAAAATTCATTTTTTCCTTTAGCCATGCTGGCACCACCTTCAATTCAAGTACACTTATCATATCATGATGGTCGTAAAACCTGAAAGAAAAAGGAGTCTGCAGGCAGACTCCTTTGCTCTCTTATTATCGAATTTCTTTAATACGCGCTGCTTTACCGCGTAGGTTACGCAAGTAGTACAATTTCGCACGACGAACTTTACCACGACGCATAACTTCGATTTGTGCGATTTTTGGTGTGTGAAGCGGGAATGCACGCTCAACGCCCACGCCGTAAGAAATCTTGCGGACTGTGAATGTTTCGCTTACGCCGCCGCCGCGACGCTTGATTACAACGCCTTCAAATACCTGAATACGCTCACGTGTACCCTCGATAACTTTAACGTGTACACGAACTGTGTCTCCCGGACGGAAAGCTGGAAGATCAGTACGAAGCTGCTCTTGTGTCAATTCTTGAATCAATTGGTTCATTGTGTTTTCCTCTCCTTCTAACAAATGTTCATACCCGCGCAATCACGACAGCGGAACACCGTTTTAATGCAGCGTGTTATTTTACACACTGACTATGAAATTTTATCATAGATTCCCCACTAAATCAACGTTATTTTTCGGATTCCCATCGCTTAATTTTTTCTTTTTCCTGATCGGTTAAATTCATTAAATCCAGCAAATCAGGCCGCCGTTCCCACGTGCGCTTAAGCGACTGCTCTGCACGCCACTCTTCAATATGCTTATGATTGCCCGATAGAAGGACATCCGGCACCTTCATGCCTCTAAAGTCGGCTGGACGTGTGTAATGGGGGTGCTCAAGCATACCGGACGAAAATGAATCCAGTACGGCAGACTGTTCATTTCCAAGCACGCCCGGCAGCAGACGGACCACGCTGTCCGCTATGACCATTGCCCCCAGTTCACCGCCAGTCAGCACGTAATCACCGATCGAAATTTCGTCGGTTACAAGGTGATTGCGGACCCGTTCATCATAGCCTTCATAATGACCGCATAAAAAAATCAAATGCTGTTCTTTTGAAAGCTCTTCTGCTTTTTTTTGCGTATAACGCTCTCCCTGCGGGCACATTAAAATAATGCGCGGAGCTGCCTCCGCTTCCCCCTTTAACGCTTCTACCGCGTCAAAAAGAGGCTGTGGCTTAAGCACCATTCCCGCACCGCCGCCGTACGGATAATCATCGACCACTTTATGCTTTCCTTCCGCAAAATCCCGAAAGTTAACCGCCCGAAAAGACGCTTTATTTTTTTCGGATGCTTTTTTCATAATGGATGAAGAAAAAACGCCCTCGAACATTTCCGGAAATAGTGTCAGCACATCGATCTTCATTCAAGCAGTCCTTCCATCGGATCGATTAAGATCAGCTTTTTCTCTTTGTCGATCGATTTCACTACATCATTAATGTAAGGGATATAAAATGTCTTGCCCTCGCCTTTTACGACCCACACATCGTTTGCACCCGGTGACAGCACTTCAGTTACTTTGCCAACTGTATCGCCTGACATCGTTTCCACCTGACAGCCGACGATTTCATGAAGGTAAAATTCTCCGTCATCCAGCTCGCCAAGGTGGGTTTCATGTACTTTTAATATCGTTCCCTTGAAGGCCTCTACATCCTCAATGGAGGGACGCCCTTCGAAAGTCAGCAAATCAAAATTTTTATGGGTGCGATGTGCAGCGACTGTAACCGGGATGCCTTCTTTATCCCCTTTTTTAAAAACCGCGAGCTCACTGCCTTTCTTAAATCGCTTCTCTGGAAAATCTGTTTGTGACATGACGCGGACTTCTCCCCGCAAACCATGTGTATTGACGATTTTCCCCACATTAAACCACTTGCTCATTTTTTCACTCCTCGGTGCGAATTTCTACAATGACGCTATCTTTTACAACAATCGTGCCGCCGGTTTTTCCATAGAAGCGGTCTCCGGGCTTAACTTCCACAATGGATTGGATATCCCGTTCTTTTAATTCTGTCCCAAGAGGCAGCCCTTTTAACTGGCTGATTTGAAATTCAACCATTTCCAGCTTTTCATGACGCTGGTCAATTTCCATTTGATAACGGCCCGCCGCTTCCGCCCGCTTGGAGCCGCCGCGCTCCGCTTTTTTCTTTTCAAACAGCAGCTGGGCTGTTTCCCGCTCTAACCGGCGTTTTTGCTGCTCGTATGCATTCATACGGCTTTGTTTTAGTGACTCTGTCACCACTTGAACGACTGATACGGTTTGTAAAATATGCATCCCACCGCTCCTTTTTATGGAACAAAAATGGCAATTCCCCAAAAGAAAGATTCTTTTGGGGAATTGATGTTTCGCAATAACTTACTTGCTGTATTTAGCATTGTGGAATTTTTCCAAAATGCCTTCTTTTGAGAAAAGATTGCGAACAGTATCAGATGGTTTTGCACCATCTTGAAGCCATTTAAGCGCAAGCTCTTCATTGATTTTTACTTCTGCTGGCTGAGCAACCGGATTGTATGTTCCGATTGTTTCGATTGAACGGCCATCACGCGGCGCGCGGGCGTCAGCTACTACGATACGATAGAATGGGGATTTTTTTGCACCCATACGTTTTAAACGAATTTTTACTGCCATGCTAATAAGCACCTCCGAAATAGTTTCACACAAGATAGAATCATATCAAATACTTTAAGTGTTGTAAAGTGTTTTTTCTTTACAGTTTGCATCCCACTGTTCTTACATAAAAGGAAGCTTTGGCAGACCGCCTTTTTTCTTTCCTTTTTGCTGCATAGAAGACATTTGTTTCATCATTTTCTTCATGTCTTCAAACTGTTTTAACAGGCGGTTTACTTCCTGGATCGTTGTGCCTGATCCGCGGGCGATACGCTTGCGGCGGCCGGAATTAATGATTTCTGGCTGCTTTTTTTCAGCTGCAGTCATCGAACGGATAATGGCTTCCACACGGCCGATTTGTTTTTCATCCACCTGTATGTTGTTTAAGCCTTTCATTTTGTTCGCGCCTGGCAGCATTTTTAAAATTTCGTCAAGCGGTCCCATTGAACGCACTTGTCCAAGCTGATCTAAAAAGTCATCGAAAGTAAACGACATGGTCCGCATTTTTTGCTCAAGCTCTTTTGCTTTTGCTTCATCCACGTTCGTTTGAGCTTTCTCGATAAGAGACAGCACATCACCCATGCCAAGAATACGGGATGCCATGCGTTCCGGATGAAACTGCTCAAGTGCATCAAGCTTTTCACCCATCCCGACAAACTTAATCGGTTTTCCGGTAACAGAACGGATAGACAGTGCCGCCCCGCCTCTTGTATCGCCATCAAGCTTGGTAAGGACAACACCTGTAATGCCGAGCTGCTCATCAAAGCTTTCAGCGACATTCACAGCATCCTGTCCGGTCATAGAGTCGACCACTAGAAAAATTTCTTCCGGAGAAGACAGCTCTTTGATTTGTTTCAGCTCGTCCATTAATTCTTCGTCAATGTGAAGGCGGCCGGCTGTATCAATGAGTACATAATCCAAATGGTCGTCTTTCGCTTTTTGAATGGCCTGTCTGGCGATTTCAACCGGACTTTCCTGGTCACCGAGCGAGAAAACCGGCATACTAAGCTGTTTGCCGAGCGTTTCAAGCTGTTTAATAGCCGCCGGGCGGTATACATCGGCTGCTACAAGAAGCGGCTTGCGGTTGTATTTTTTGCGAAGCAGGTTGGCAAGCTTACCGGTTGTCGTTGTTTTCCCGGCACCCTGTAGCCCTACCATCATAATCACGGTCGGCGGGCGCTTTGCTGTGCCAATACGGCTTTCTTCCCCGCCCATTAATGTGGTTAATTCTTCTTTTACCACCTTAATAACCTGCTGTCCCGGCGTTAAGCTTTTCATCACTTCTTGGCCGACGGAACGCTCACTGACTTTTTTCACGAATTCTTTGACGACTTTAAAGTTAACATCCGCTTCTAAAAGAGCCAGTCGAACTTCTCGCATCATTTCTTTTACATCGGATTCGGATACTTTTCCTTTGCCGCGGATTTTCTG from Domibacillus sp. DTU_2020_1001157_1_SI_ALB_TIR_016 encodes:
- a CDS encoding ribonuclease HII translates to MCKETITQIKQQLAAVSSLEDKQLARWEKDERRGVQAAVKACRRRLQKKKDEQERLKQMMAYERAAMKRGMQSIAGIDEAGRGPLAGPVVAAACILPDGFLPEGLNDSKKIKESIRDELYALIIEKAAVGVGIVSAEEIDRINIYEAAKKAMMLAVESLPKQPDHLLVDAMTLPAAISQEAIIKGDAKSASIAAASIIAKVTRDRLMKEYAAQFPGYGFEKNMGYGTKEHIEGLKQFGVTPQHRKTFAPVKDMHTL
- the ylqF gene encoding ribosome biogenesis GTPase YlqF: MTIQWFPGHMAKARRQVTEKLKLVDIIFELVDARLPLSSRNPMIDEILNQKPRLVILNKEDMADPVMTKEWIAYFKEKGIEAVSVNSQAGSGLDKIVKAAESILKEKWDRMRARGMKPRAIRAMIVGIPNVGKSTLINRIAKKNIAKTGNMPGVTKAQQWIKTAKNLELLDTPGILWPKFEDPEIGYKLALTGAIKDAILNLQDVAIWGLRFLESEYPSRLQERYGYRELPEDMAVVFEQIGERRGCLSTGGGIDYDKVTDVIIRDVRTTQFGRLTFDIPPQKA
- the lepB gene encoding signal peptidase I, with translation MAKGKNEFWEWTKALLIAVGLAALIRYFIFAPIVVDGLSMMPTLESGDRMIVNKLGDPDRFDIVVFHAPEQKDYIKRVIGLPGDTIEYKNDVLYVNGKAIEEPYLDEYKSEVTDGPLTPDFTLAEITGQETVPEGEIFVMGDNRRFSKDSRHIGTVKIDEIVGETRLVYWPFDQIHLVE
- the rplS gene encoding 50S ribosomal protein L19 translates to MNQLIQELTQEQLRTDLPAFRPGDTVRVHVKVIEGTRERIQVFEGVVIKRRGGGVSETFTVRKISYGVGVERAFPLHTPKIAQIEVMRRGKVRRAKLYYLRNLRGKAARIKEIR
- the trmD gene encoding tRNA (guanosine(37)-N1)-methyltransferase TrmD, with the protein product MKIDVLTLFPEMFEGVFSSSIMKKASEKNKASFRAVNFRDFAEGKHKVVDDYPYGGGAGMVLKPQPLFDAVEALKGEAEAAPRIILMCPQGERYTQKKAEELSKEQHLIFLCGHYEGYDERVRNHLVTDEISIGDYVLTGGELGAMVIADSVVRLLPGVLGNEQSAVLDSFSSGMLEHPHYTRPADFRGMKVPDVLLSGNHKHIEEWRAEQSLKRTWERRPDLLDLMNLTDQEKEKIKRWESEK
- the rimM gene encoding ribosome maturation factor RimM (Essential for efficient processing of 16S rRNA), giving the protein MSKWFNVGKIVNTHGLRGEVRVMSQTDFPEKRFKKGSELAVFKKGDKEGIPVTVAAHRTHKNFDLLTFEGRPSIEDVEAFKGTILKVHETHLGELDDGEFYLHEIVGCQVETMSGDTVGKVTEVLSPGANDVWVVKGEGKTFYIPYINDVVKSIDKEKKLILIDPMEGLLE
- a CDS encoding YlqD family protein, which codes for MHILQTVSVVQVVTESLKQSRMNAYEQQKRRLERETAQLLFEKKKAERGGSKRAEAAGRYQMEIDQRHEKLEMVEFQISQLKGLPLGTELKERDIQSIVEVKPGDRFYGKTGGTIVVKDSVIVEIRTEE
- the rpsP gene encoding 30S ribosomal protein S16, with amino-acid sequence MAVKIRLKRMGAKKSPFYRIVVADARAPRDGRSIETIGTYNPVAQPAEVKINEELALKWLQDGAKPSDTVRNLFSKEGILEKFHNAKYSK
- the ffh gene encoding signal recognition particle protein, coding for MAFEGLAERLQGTMQKIRGKGKVSESDVKEMMREVRLALLEADVNFKVVKEFVKKVSERSVGQEVMKSLTPGQQVIKVVKEELTTLMGGEESRIGTAKRPPTVIMMVGLQGAGKTTTTGKLANLLRKKYNRKPLLVAADVYRPAAIKQLETLGKQLSMPVFSLGDQESPVEIARQAIQKAKDDHLDYVLIDTAGRLHIDEELMDELKQIKELSSPEEIFLVVDSMTGQDAVNVAESFDEQLGITGVVLTKLDGDTRGGAALSIRSVTGKPIKFVGMGEKLDALEQFHPERMASRILGMGDVLSLIEKAQTNVDEAKAKELEQKMRTMSFTFDDFLDQLGQVRSMGPLDEILKMLPGANKMKGLNNIQVDEKQIGRVEAIIRSMTAAEKKQPEIINSGRRKRIARGSGTTIQEVNRLLKQFEDMKKMMKQMSSMQQKGKKKGGLPKLPFM